The Leucobacter rhizosphaerae genome includes a region encoding these proteins:
- a CDS encoding ABC transporter substrate-binding protein codes for MRRTAAAVAGIVGAALILTGCSGSPSSGGSSDGTVKFALSKDPGTIDPVLNATHSGEEISAFGYESLLTFPTGAPAIGSLAESWTESTTEASFVLKEGILCSDGSELTASDVKGTFEYAAEAGSPYVGVYFNPEVAIEADDTARTVTFTNPQPDAFLAQSVGALPIICAAGLEDPTKLETEQIGTGPYVMSDVSPGQSYTFELREDYAWGPDGVTAENAALPKTVVASVVESEATRANMLQSGELTLATVGGTERDRLEDANFAQTLEVPTRPGLLFFNQAEGRVGNDLAVRQGIAQALDRDEIGAVSSAGRGEQLVTLVSDFGAACTTMDSSAAIPAFDTDAAEKTLDEAGWVVGADGIREKDGKKLSALLLYPVNESASVTAAIELMQTKLKEVGIEGTPTPSPSYTDVIFSGGDWDMVWAPIDTSLPSNWAGILGGDFPPEGGNWTYNTNQEYFDLVAEANAFAGEEGCDAWQAAQDSLFSNLEVLPVYSATETLYGSNVEFGLSKTVLNPTTFRIAE; via the coding sequence ATGAGACGAACAGCCGCCGCAGTAGCCGGCATCGTCGGTGCCGCACTCATCCTGACGGGATGCAGCGGATCGCCCTCGTCGGGAGGGTCGTCGGACGGCACCGTGAAGTTCGCGCTGTCGAAGGATCCCGGCACCATCGATCCGGTGCTCAACGCGACGCACTCCGGTGAGGAGATCAGCGCGTTCGGCTACGAGTCGCTCCTGACCTTCCCGACGGGCGCTCCGGCGATCGGATCGCTCGCCGAGAGCTGGACGGAGAGCACCACTGAGGCGAGCTTCGTGCTCAAGGAGGGCATCCTCTGCTCGGATGGCAGCGAACTCACGGCGAGCGACGTCAAGGGGACGTTCGAGTACGCCGCCGAGGCGGGCTCGCCCTACGTCGGCGTGTACTTCAACCCTGAAGTCGCGATCGAGGCGGATGACACCGCCCGTACCGTGACCTTCACGAACCCGCAGCCGGACGCGTTCCTCGCCCAGAGCGTCGGCGCGCTCCCGATCATCTGCGCGGCCGGGCTCGAGGATCCGACGAAGCTCGAGACCGAGCAGATCGGCACCGGCCCCTACGTCATGTCGGACGTCTCGCCAGGGCAGTCCTACACCTTCGAGCTCCGCGAGGACTACGCCTGGGGCCCGGACGGCGTCACGGCGGAGAACGCGGCGCTGCCGAAGACCGTCGTCGCCTCCGTCGTCGAGAGCGAGGCGACCCGCGCCAACATGCTGCAGTCGGGTGAGCTCACGCTCGCCACCGTCGGTGGCACCGAGCGCGATCGTCTCGAGGACGCGAACTTCGCACAGACCCTCGAGGTGCCCACCCGACCGGGTCTGCTCTTCTTCAACCAGGCCGAGGGCCGCGTCGGCAACGACCTGGCCGTGCGCCAGGGCATCGCGCAGGCGCTCGACCGCGACGAGATCGGTGCGGTGTCCTCCGCCGGCCGCGGCGAGCAGCTCGTCACCCTGGTGAGCGACTTCGGTGCCGCATGCACCACGATGGACAGCTCCGCAGCCATCCCCGCGTTCGACACGGACGCCGCCGAGAAGACGCTCGACGAGGCCGGCTGGGTCGTCGGTGCCGACGGCATCCGCGAGAAGGACGGCAAGAAGCTCAGCGCGCTGCTGCTGTACCCGGTCAACGAGAGCGCGAGCGTCACCGCGGCGATCGAGCTCATGCAGACCAAGCTCAAGGAGGTCGGCATCGAGGGCACCCCGACGCCGTCGCCGTCCTACACGGACGTCATCTTCTCGGGCGGCGACTGGGACATGGTGTGGGCCCCGATCGACACCAGCCTCCCGAGCAACTGGGCAGGCATCCTCGGCGGCGACTTCCCGCCCGAGGGTGGCAACTGGACCTACAACACCAACCAGGAGTACTTCGACCTCGTCGCCGAGGCCAACGCCTTCGCGGGCGAAGAGGGCTGCGACGCCTGGCAGGCGGCTCAGGACTCGCTCTTCAGTAACCTGGAGGTGCTGCCGGTCTACTCGGCGACCGAGACGCTGTACGGCTCCAACGTGGAGTTCGGCCTCTCGAAGACCGTGCTGAACCCGACCACCTTCCGAATCGCGGAGTGA
- a CDS encoding M20 metallopeptidase family protein, whose translation MTDPAPTSGAPVAGRTTDRTADALPSTLRSDAQGLLPDLVRLRREIHRDPELGMHLPRTQQRVLEALEGTGIELRTGDALSSVIGVVRGAHPGPVTLLRGDMDALPMRERTGLDFAADGEAMHACGHDLHVAGLVGAGRLLAQHRDQLHGDVVLMFQPGEEVGDGAQAMLAEGVVAAAGRPADAAFAIHVVPGEYGYVSTRPGTIMAGSFEFSVRIHGRGGHASAPHLTIDPIPVAAQLVTALQSFVTRRVSVFDPVVLSVTQLQAGGVARNVVPDTAEIAGSIRVLSRETQELVETVLPGLIRDVCAAGGCTATVELALLCPTTVNDPAETEHARAALGALLGEDRVWESPAPVMGSEDFSYVLQEVPGTLLFLRATPPEVDLEAAAPNHSPEVVFDDRVLADQAAALAALALAPRV comes from the coding sequence ATGACCGATCCGGCCCCCACGAGCGGCGCCCCGGTGGCCGGTCGCACCACCGACCGCACGGCCGATGCGCTGCCGTCCACGCTGCGGAGCGACGCGCAGGGGCTGCTGCCCGACCTGGTGCGGCTGCGTCGTGAGATCCATCGGGATCCCGAGCTCGGCATGCACCTGCCGCGCACGCAGCAGCGGGTGCTCGAGGCGCTCGAGGGCACCGGCATCGAACTGCGGACGGGCGACGCGTTGAGCTCAGTCATCGGTGTGGTGCGGGGCGCGCATCCCGGGCCGGTCACGCTGCTGCGGGGCGACATGGACGCGTTGCCGATGCGCGAGCGCACCGGGCTGGACTTCGCGGCCGACGGAGAAGCCATGCACGCGTGCGGCCACGACCTGCACGTCGCGGGACTCGTGGGCGCGGGCCGGCTGCTCGCGCAGCACCGGGATCAGCTCCACGGCGATGTCGTGCTGATGTTCCAGCCGGGTGAGGAAGTGGGCGACGGGGCGCAGGCGATGCTCGCGGAAGGGGTGGTCGCCGCGGCCGGTCGCCCGGCCGACGCCGCCTTCGCGATCCATGTCGTGCCCGGCGAGTACGGCTACGTCTCGACCCGGCCCGGCACCATCATGGCCGGCTCCTTCGAGTTCTCGGTGCGCATCCACGGCCGCGGCGGGCACGCCTCGGCGCCGCACCTCACGATCGATCCGATCCCCGTCGCCGCGCAGCTGGTCACCGCACTGCAGAGTTTCGTCACGCGGCGGGTGAGCGTGTTCGACCCCGTGGTGCTGTCGGTCACGCAGCTGCAGGCCGGAGGCGTCGCGCGCAACGTGGTGCCCGACACGGCGGAGATCGCGGGATCGATCCGAGTGCTCTCCCGGGAAACGCAGGAGCTGGTGGAGACGGTATTGCCCGGGCTGATCCGCGACGTGTGCGCTGCCGGCGGATGCACGGCCACGGTCGAGCTCGCGCTGCTGTGCCCCACCACCGTGAACGATCCTGCGGAGACCGAGCACGCGCGCGCCGCACTGGGCGCGCTGCTCGGTGAAGACCGGGTCTGGGAATCGCCGGCGCCCGTGATGGGGTCGGAGGACTTCTCGTACGTGCTGCAGGAGGTGCCGGGCACGCTCCTCTTCCTGCGGGCGACGCCGCCGGAGGTCGACCTCGAGGCGGCGGCCCCGAACCACTCGCCCGAGGTCGTGTTCGACGATCGGGTACTCGCGGATCAGGCTGCGGCGCTCGCGGCGCTCGCGCTCGCGCCCCGGGTGTAG
- a CDS encoding GntR family transcriptional regulator, whose protein sequence is MPPSFALPESSIQRSPALLRDQVAEYLREAIFHLALAPGTPLVEREICEATTASRATVREALRQLESEGLVRSIQGKGTIVAGLTATEAQEIYEIRAQLEGLAARLFVERASDKLVRALQNTLVELAEVVDQPADMIAIKADFYDVLFAGAGNGELQRLLHGLRQRITLAQSNSLAVPGRGQQSLAELQEIVSALARRDADEAVRLTVEHINEASRAVRLFREGNLEEYSRSIA, encoded by the coding sequence ATGCCCCCCTCCTTCGCCCTCCCCGAGAGCTCCATCCAACGCAGCCCCGCGCTCCTTCGCGATCAGGTCGCGGAATATCTCCGCGAGGCGATCTTCCATTTGGCACTGGCTCCGGGGACTCCGCTCGTCGAGCGGGAGATCTGCGAGGCCACTACCGCTTCACGGGCGACGGTGCGAGAGGCGCTCCGGCAGCTCGAGTCCGAGGGGCTCGTGCGCTCGATCCAGGGCAAGGGCACGATCGTCGCCGGGCTCACCGCCACCGAGGCGCAGGAGATCTACGAGATCCGGGCGCAGCTCGAAGGGCTCGCGGCTCGCCTGTTCGTCGAGCGCGCATCGGACAAGCTCGTCCGCGCACTGCAGAACACCCTGGTGGAGCTCGCCGAGGTCGTCGACCAGCCCGCAGACATGATCGCAATCAAGGCCGACTTCTACGACGTGCTCTTCGCAGGTGCCGGCAACGGTGAGCTGCAGCGCTTGCTCCATGGGCTGCGCCAGCGCATCACGCTCGCGCAGTCCAACTCCCTCGCCGTTCCCGGACGCGGGCAGCAGTCACTGGCGGAGCTGCAGGAGATCGTCAGTGCGCTCGCCCGCCGGGACGCGGATGAAGCGGTGCGACTCACGGTGGAGCACATCAACGAGGCGTCGCGCGCCGTGCGGCTGTTCCGCGAGGGCAACCTCGAAGAGTACTCGCGCTCGATCGCCTGA
- a CDS encoding aldehyde dehydrogenase family protein — MIARHLIDGRWSPSEGRPSLAVINPADDTEVGRVLLGDAADVDLAVAAASRALPAWRSTPMTERIAIVERVSDGIAAQRERLARTLTREMGSPIAFARAAQVGVALADIAELIAAARAHVDRSAVSRSLVVSEPAGVVAAITPWNFPLHQIVLKVVAAMLAGCTVVLKPSEVAPLNAVILGEIFSEAGVPDGVINIVFGDGPGVGAPLAAHPDVDLVTFTGSRDVGARIAEAAAATITKVALELGGKSAAIMLDDAPIADAAAGVVRSCFANTGQTCAALTRVLVPRAQQAEWERALVEAGRSWIPGDPEDENTVLGPLASSLQRDRVRAHLAHAVADGAVPLLGLAGDPADSAVPAVPAVGAWQEPVILGGVTPEMRVFRDEVFGPVLTVSVYDTDAEAIELANDSDYGLSGGVWSADTDRAIAVALQVRTGTIGINGEGLDVGAPFGGVKQSGIGRECGVLGFEEFLETKSVMGASGTL; from the coding sequence ATGATCGCTCGGCACCTCATCGACGGGCGGTGGAGCCCGAGCGAGGGTCGCCCTAGCCTCGCCGTCATCAACCCGGCGGACGACACCGAGGTCGGACGCGTGCTGCTCGGCGACGCAGCCGATGTGGATCTCGCGGTGGCGGCTGCGTCGCGCGCACTCCCGGCGTGGCGGTCGACCCCGATGACGGAGCGCATCGCGATCGTGGAGCGGGTGAGCGACGGGATCGCCGCGCAGCGCGAGCGGCTCGCACGCACGCTGACCCGCGAGATGGGGTCGCCGATCGCCTTCGCGCGGGCGGCCCAGGTGGGGGTGGCGCTCGCGGACATCGCCGAGCTCATCGCCGCGGCGCGTGCGCACGTCGACCGGTCCGCCGTGTCGCGGTCGCTCGTGGTGTCGGAGCCGGCCGGGGTCGTCGCCGCGATCACGCCGTGGAACTTCCCGCTGCACCAGATCGTGCTCAAGGTGGTCGCCGCGATGCTCGCGGGCTGCACGGTCGTGCTGAAGCCGAGTGAGGTCGCGCCGCTCAACGCGGTGATCCTCGGCGAGATCTTCTCCGAGGCCGGTGTGCCCGACGGGGTCATCAACATCGTGTTCGGCGACGGCCCGGGGGTCGGAGCGCCGCTCGCGGCGCACCCCGACGTCGACCTGGTGACGTTCACCGGCTCGCGCGACGTCGGCGCGCGGATCGCCGAGGCGGCCGCCGCGACGATCACGAAGGTCGCGCTGGAGCTCGGGGGAAAGTCGGCGGCCATCATGCTCGACGACGCCCCCATCGCCGACGCCGCAGCGGGGGTCGTGCGCTCCTGCTTCGCGAACACCGGCCAGACCTGCGCCGCGCTCACCCGAGTGCTCGTGCCGCGGGCGCAGCAGGCGGAGTGGGAGCGGGCGCTCGTCGAGGCCGGCCGGAGCTGGATCCCCGGTGATCCGGAGGACGAGAACACGGTGCTCGGCCCGCTCGCCTCGAGCCTCCAACGGGATCGGGTGCGCGCGCACCTCGCGCACGCGGTCGCGGACGGCGCCGTGCCGCTCCTGGGGCTCGCGGGCGACCCTGCCGACTCCGCTGTCCCCGCGGTTCCCGCTGTCGGCGCGTGGCAGGAGCCGGTGATCCTGGGCGGGGTCACCCCCGAGATGCGGGTGTTCCGGGACGAGGTCTTCGGACCCGTGCTCACGGTCTCGGTCTACGACACGGATGCGGAGGCGATCGAGCTCGCCAATGACAGCGACTACGGGCTCTCCGGCGGGGTCTGGTCCGCCGACACCGACCGTGCCATCGCAGTCGCACTGCAGGTGCGCACTGGCACGATTGGGATCAACGGGGAGGGGCTCGATGTCGGAGCCCCGTTCGGCGGGGTGAAGCAGTCGGGCATCGGCCGGGAGTGCGGGGTCCTCGGCTTCGAGGAGTTCCTCGAGACCAAGTCTGTGATGGGCGCGTCGGGCACGCTGTGA
- a CDS encoding flavin reductase family protein has translation MPAGSIGLASNGTIDDISHYRQVLGSFMTGVTIITTIDADGRPRGITANSFTSVSLDPPLVLFCVDYRAASYETFQQASGFAIHVLSSEQQDLARTFASKSETKFEHLDTDTGVSGAPILRDVHGWLDCELSEVVIAGDHAIIIGEVKRYSAAPARPLGFYQGRFFGFNTDQEISATVPQSAKITVGWMMQSQDGNVIAAPAADGGLALPQSTLSASRIHAAALTEEATERFGLPTSTEFLYSVYEGHGDQLTLVYRGQVFADSEDLRAAGYLALPPGEVDPTKFHGPGEEAVVDRYLEELANARFGLYAGSLAEGSIAHIQDITSDHRPSRAKESV, from the coding sequence ATGCCCGCAGGATCGATCGGTCTCGCCAGCAACGGCACGATCGATGACATCAGCCATTACCGTCAGGTGCTCGGCTCGTTCATGACCGGCGTCACGATCATCACCACGATCGACGCCGACGGGCGCCCTCGAGGCATCACCGCGAACTCGTTCACGTCGGTCTCCCTCGACCCGCCGCTCGTGCTCTTCTGCGTCGACTACCGCGCGGCGAGCTACGAGACGTTCCAGCAGGCCTCGGGGTTCGCCATCCACGTGCTGAGCTCGGAGCAGCAGGATCTCGCACGCACCTTCGCCTCGAAGTCGGAGACGAAGTTCGAGCACCTCGACACCGACACCGGGGTGAGCGGGGCGCCGATCCTGCGCGATGTGCACGGCTGGCTGGACTGCGAGCTCAGCGAGGTCGTTATCGCGGGTGATCACGCGATCATCATCGGCGAGGTCAAGCGGTACAGTGCCGCTCCCGCGCGGCCGCTCGGCTTCTACCAGGGCCGGTTCTTCGGATTCAACACCGATCAGGAGATCAGCGCGACCGTGCCGCAATCAGCGAAGATCACGGTGGGCTGGATGATGCAGAGCCAGGACGGCAACGTGATCGCCGCCCCCGCAGCCGACGGCGGATTGGCGCTCCCGCAGAGCACGCTGAGCGCGAGCCGGATCCACGCCGCCGCGCTCACCGAAGAGGCCACCGAGCGCTTCGGTCTACCCACCAGCACCGAATTCCTCTACTCGGTCTACGAAGGCCACGGCGATCAACTGACCCTCGTGTACCGCGGGCAGGTTTTCGCGGACTCGGAGGACCTGCGTGCGGCGGGCTATCTGGCGCTGCCACCCGGGGAGGTCGACCCGACGAAATTCCACGGCCCGGGCGAGGAAGCGGTCGTCGATCGGTATCTCGAGGAGCTGGCGAACGCGCGCTTCGGGCTCTACGCGGGGTCGCTGGCCGAGGGATCGATCGCGCACATCCAGGACATCACGTCCGATCACCGACCCAGCCGAGCGAAAGAGAGCGTCTGA
- a CDS encoding dipeptide ABC transporter ATP-binding protein, translated as MSARRTSILQSPMAVISGSIVVLYVLLAIFAPMIWGTAANTPDPVALLQPPSPEHLLGTDSLGRDLLLRTLVATRTSLGMALLATLLGATAGLLLGALPAVLGQRAQRAFSAVINTWLAFPVLLVAMLTVILLGAGPSTSIIALALTMTPSFARLAQTLSSRVGGSEYLAAAKILGVSKQRQFLRYILPNIAEPIIVNVTISIGGGLLALSSLSFLGVGIQPPEYDWGRMLSEGFAQVYSQPSAVVGPGVMVVLAGLSFGMLGEAIASHMRHQGRGRLLSAKKLGPAPRADDTSAATTPAEVAAAVASVAPRTPSVPPLLEVRGLSVSFPGEDGWIRPVRDVSFSIAPGEIVGVVGESGSGKSVTMMSVAQLAPANAAVTATSLRFNGQELSGLDPEAAGRALGTQIGVVFQDSLTALNPALRVGTQLAEVPRVHQHASRADAHRQAVAALDEVRIPDAERRSHQFPHEFSGGMRQRALIAMAQIGNPSLIIADEPTTALDVTVQQRVLALLRQKCEDTGAAAIVVSHDIAVLAELCQRILVMYNGSIVEDVDVRDLPHPERLKHPYSRALVECMPDLTTDRSLPLATIPEDPQYLEEPGEHPVWERKSTRLLSVVEPDPAQSRDAVPADLIVDDLVVTFGSGSRAFNAVDGVSFAVAQGSVMGLVGESGSGKSTVARTIAGLQSANGGRVSLGGDDLLRMSGVDRLARARDVQMIFQDPYSSLNPRMNVRDVLDEVLITHGMTSSRERKEQISELLDLVRLRANTAELYPGQMSGGMRQRVAIARCLATRPKLIVADEITSALDASVQGAVLNLIRDLQRELNLSMLFITHNLAAVRYIADRTAVMQRGRIVEIADPDQLVQDPQHPYTQTLVNAIPRIENAGTDALLRSLRT; from the coding sequence ATGAGCGCTCGTCGCACCTCCATCCTGCAGTCGCCGATGGCCGTGATCTCCGGCTCGATCGTCGTACTGTACGTCCTGCTCGCGATCTTCGCGCCGATGATCTGGGGCACCGCGGCCAACACCCCGGATCCGGTCGCCCTCCTGCAGCCGCCGAGCCCCGAGCACCTGCTCGGCACCGACAGCCTCGGCCGAGATCTGCTGCTCCGCACGCTCGTCGCGACCCGTACCTCGCTCGGCATGGCCCTGCTGGCCACGCTCCTCGGCGCCACCGCCGGCCTGCTCCTCGGTGCGCTCCCCGCCGTCCTCGGCCAGCGGGCGCAGCGCGCCTTCAGCGCGGTCATCAACACCTGGCTCGCCTTCCCGGTGCTGCTCGTCGCGATGCTGACGGTGATCCTGCTCGGTGCCGGCCCGTCGACCTCGATCATCGCGCTCGCGCTCACCATGACCCCGTCGTTCGCCCGTCTCGCGCAGACCCTGTCGTCGCGCGTGGGCGGCTCCGAATACCTCGCGGCGGCGAAGATCCTGGGGGTCTCCAAGCAGCGGCAGTTCCTGCGCTACATCCTGCCGAACATCGCGGAGCCGATCATCGTGAACGTCACGATCTCCATCGGCGGCGGCCTGCTCGCGCTCTCGAGCCTGAGCTTCCTCGGGGTCGGGATCCAGCCGCCCGAGTACGACTGGGGCCGCATGCTGAGCGAGGGCTTCGCCCAGGTCTACAGTCAGCCGTCGGCCGTGGTCGGACCGGGCGTCATGGTCGTGCTCGCGGGTCTGTCCTTCGGCATGCTCGGCGAGGCGATCGCCTCGCACATGCGCCATCAGGGCCGTGGTCGCCTGCTCTCCGCGAAGAAGCTCGGCCCTGCGCCGCGCGCGGACGACACCTCGGCGGCGACCACGCCGGCCGAGGTCGCCGCGGCCGTCGCCTCGGTGGCGCCGCGGACCCCCAGTGTGCCGCCGCTGCTGGAGGTGCGCGGGCTGTCCGTGTCCTTCCCCGGTGAGGACGGCTGGATCCGGCCGGTGCGCGACGTGTCCTTCAGCATCGCCCCGGGGGAGATCGTCGGCGTCGTCGGCGAGTCCGGGAGCGGCAAGAGCGTCACGATGATGTCGGTCGCGCAGCTCGCCCCGGCCAATGCGGCCGTCACGGCGACGTCGCTCCGCTTCAACGGTCAGGAGCTCTCGGGCCTCGACCCGGAAGCGGCCGGCCGCGCGCTCGGCACACAGATCGGCGTGGTGTTCCAGGACTCGCTCACGGCACTGAACCCGGCGCTCCGCGTCGGAACGCAGCTCGCCGAGGTGCCGCGGGTGCACCAGCACGCGAGCCGCGCCGACGCCCACCGGCAGGCGGTGGCGGCCCTCGACGAGGTGCGCATCCCCGACGCCGAGCGGCGATCGCACCAGTTCCCCCACGAGTTCTCGGGCGGGATGCGCCAGCGCGCCCTCATCGCGATGGCGCAGATCGGAAACCCGTCGCTGATCATCGCGGACGAGCCCACGACGGCGCTCGACGTGACCGTGCAGCAGCGCGTGCTCGCCCTGCTGCGGCAGAAGTGCGAGGACACGGGCGCCGCGGCGATCGTGGTGTCGCACGACATCGCGGTGCTCGCCGAGCTCTGCCAGCGCATCCTCGTGATGTACAACGGCAGCATCGTCGAGGACGTGGACGTGCGCGATCTGCCGCACCCCGAGCGCCTCAAGCACCCGTACTCGCGGGCGCTCGTGGAGTGCATGCCCGATCTCACCACCGACCGCTCCCTGCCGCTGGCGACGATCCCCGAGGATCCGCAGTACCTGGAGGAGCCGGGCGAGCACCCCGTGTGGGAGCGAAAGTCCACGCGCCTGCTCAGTGTCGTGGAGCCCGATCCCGCACAGTCGCGCGATGCGGTGCCGGCCGACCTCATCGTCGACGACCTCGTCGTGACCTTCGGCAGCGGATCCCGCGCTTTCAACGCGGTCGACGGGGTGTCCTTCGCGGTCGCCCAGGGGTCCGTCATGGGGCTCGTGGGCGAGTCGGGATCGGGCAAGTCGACGGTCGCGCGCACCATCGCCGGGCTGCAGAGCGCGAACGGCGGGCGGGTGTCGCTCGGCGGCGACGACCTGCTGCGCATGTCCGGGGTGGACCGGCTCGCGCGCGCTCGCGACGTGCAGATGATCTTCCAGGATCCCTACTCCTCGCTCAACCCGCGGATGAACGTGCGGGACGTGCTCGACGAGGTGCTCATCACGCACGGCATGACGAGCTCGCGGGAGCGCAAGGAGCAGATCTCCGAGCTGCTCGATCTGGTGCGGCTGCGCGCGAACACCGCGGAACTGTACCCCGGTCAGATGTCGGGCGGCATGCGGCAGCGCGTGGCGATCGCCCGGTGCCTCGCGACCCGGCCCAAGCTCATCGTGGCGGACGAGATCACGTCGGCGCTCGACGCCTCGGTGCAGGGTGCCGTGCTCAACCTGATCCGCGACCTGCAGCGCGAGCTGAACCTGTCGATGCTCTTCATCACGCACAATCTCGCGGCGGTGCGCTACATCGCCGACCGGACCGCGGTGATGCAGCGCGGGCGGATCGTGGAGATCGCCGACCCGGATCAGCTCGTGCAGGATCCGCAGCACCCGTACACCCAGACGCTGGTGAACGCGATCCCGAGGATCGAGAACGCCGGCACCGACGCCCTGCTGAGGAGCCTCCGCACATGA
- a CDS encoding ABC transporter permease, which yields MTTQQLSVQPDGTVAASGSARGRNGNRWISFFLRRVVRMVVALFVIVTASFVVLRMAGGDPVRAALGPTADESVIQARRDQLGLNDPLIVQFWNYLAGLFQGDLGVSLITGRSVTELVEFRLPATLQLAGLAFLVVLLVAVPLGLGIAILTQGGRKRGTELTFTAVTGFFAAIPEYLLAVALVIIFSVTLKLLPVANMGGPETYILPVVALALGSAASLSRIARVEALNVLSEDYIRTARSKRLPRWMINFRHALPNMLTATLTLGGSLLATMIVGSVLVEQVFNWPGLGTAFVQAIVTKDYGIVQGLAIVYAGVILIVNLIVDVVLSLIDRRTTLLETA from the coding sequence ATGACGACACAACAGCTCTCCGTTCAACCGGATGGCACCGTTGCGGCCTCGGGCTCTGCCCGGGGCCGCAACGGCAACCGGTGGATCTCCTTCTTCCTGCGACGCGTCGTACGCATGGTGGTGGCGCTCTTCGTCATCGTCACCGCGTCATTCGTCGTGCTGCGCATGGCCGGTGGCGACCCCGTGCGGGCCGCCCTCGGGCCGACCGCGGACGAGTCGGTGATCCAGGCCCGACGCGACCAACTCGGGTTGAACGATCCGCTGATTGTGCAGTTCTGGAACTACCTCGCCGGGCTCTTCCAGGGTGACCTGGGCGTCTCGTTGATCACCGGTCGGTCGGTCACGGAGCTCGTCGAGTTCCGTCTGCCGGCCACGCTCCAACTCGCCGGCCTGGCCTTCCTCGTGGTGCTGCTCGTCGCCGTGCCTCTCGGGCTCGGCATCGCGATCCTCACGCAGGGCGGCCGGAAGCGCGGCACCGAGCTCACCTTCACCGCCGTCACGGGGTTCTTCGCCGCGATCCCCGAATACCTGCTCGCGGTCGCACTGGTGATCATCTTCTCGGTCACGCTCAAGCTGCTGCCGGTTGCCAACATGGGCGGACCGGAGACGTACATCCTGCCGGTCGTCGCCCTTGCGCTGGGATCCGCCGCGTCGCTCTCCCGCATCGCCCGCGTCGAGGCCCTCAACGTGCTCTCCGAGGACTACATCCGCACAGCGCGCTCGAAGCGCTTGCCGCGGTGGATGATCAACTTCCGCCACGCGCTGCCCAACATGCTCACCGCGACCCTCACGCTGGGCGGGTCCCTGCTCGCGACGATGATCGTCGGCAGTGTGCTGGTGGAGCAGGTCTTCAACTGGCCCGGTCTCGGCACCGCGTTCGTGCAGGCCATCGTCACGAAGGACTACGGCATCGTGCAGGGGCTCGCCATCGTGTACGCCGGCGTGATCCTCATCGTCAATCTCATCGTCGACGTGGTGCTGTCGCTCATCGACCGCCGCACAACCCTTCTGGAAACCGCATGA